From Candidatus Dependentiae bacterium, one genomic window encodes:
- a CDS encoding right-handed parallel beta-helix repeat-containing protein, with protein sequence MKLTPHIFLLILTVCFSIEAAPPGTRLWDLAAQSGNIINTTQTKLEAISNQEIDYSKTITLLNAVESKACVALTLTDILDSAIDVAGPGVGLIDMRLDDLANDFDQTWTILAAIETKSESLEDILITVESKLNTIDAEISVDFTELFTALNAVLQESCSADSAVDTINSKLENLSIQIDLSGTFTIIDAINEKALTIHSIIDTPNCFPIEIKESDITTSGFSIDAPGNYILIDHITYNPDSTNTAAITIASNNVNLDLNGHTIDQGNSAVGTHGVEVITNLSNIQIRNGTIRDVQDAGISINNGCSDLLISDVIIIASATANGIDIASNCKEITIQETLIGECQTDGISIASGCTEMLIAECMCNENGQGGTGSGIRITDAQVCFTNCITNNNNDDGISMSGNSNYTLKECKAFANGQHGFLCTNVQNSVFSQCVAKENGTNGIHLDNCERIELIENISSRNRNNGLTLTGGTRRCLIEGNYLLFNDNINIEEIAGSGGNSMLSNFTLNTTDEKNRTLATTSDSSFSSETQGVAFAGTTPSRWNNISMT encoded by the coding sequence ATGAAACTAACTCCACATATTTTTCTTTTGATACTTACAGTATGTTTTTCAATAGAAGCTGCCCCTCCCGGAACACGGCTTTGGGATTTAGCAGCACAATCTGGAAATATTATCAACACCACACAAACCAAACTTGAAGCAATAAGCAACCAAGAAATTGATTACTCAAAAACTATAACATTACTCAATGCAGTAGAATCAAAAGCATGCGTTGCACTCACCTTAACTGACATTCTTGATTCTGCCATTGATGTTGCAGGACCTGGCGTCGGACTCATTGATATGCGCCTTGATGATCTAGCAAATGATTTTGATCAAACATGGACCATTCTGGCAGCAATTGAGACGAAATCAGAATCTTTGGAAGATATCTTAATTACAGTCGAAAGCAAGCTCAACACTATAGATGCTGAAATATCTGTAGATTTCACAGAACTATTTACAGCACTGAATGCAGTACTACAAGAATCATGCTCTGCTGATAGCGCTGTTGATACCATAAATAGTAAACTTGAAAATCTATCCATTCAAATCGATTTGAGCGGAACATTTACCATCATCGATGCAATTAACGAAAAAGCATTAACCATCCACAGCATAATTGATACACCTAATTGCTTCCCAATTGAAATTAAAGAGAGCGATATAACCACATCCGGCTTTTCAATTGACGCACCGGGCAATTATATTTTAATTGATCATATAACATACAATCCGGATAGCACCAATACTGCAGCAATTACCATCGCAAGCAATAATGTAAATCTTGACTTGAATGGACACACTATCGATCAAGGTAACTCAGCCGTTGGTACTCATGGCGTTGAAGTCATAACAAATCTTTCAAATATTCAAATACGCAACGGAACCATTCGAGATGTACAAGATGCAGGCATAAGTATTAATAATGGATGCAGTGACTTACTTATTTCTGATGTAATTATTATAGCATCAGCAACAGCTAATGGTATTGATATCGCAAGCAATTGCAAAGAAATTACCATTCAAGAAACATTAATCGGTGAATGCCAAACTGATGGCATCAGCATCGCATCCGGCTGTACTGAAATGCTCATTGCCGAATGTATGTGCAATGAAAATGGTCAAGGTGGAACCGGCAGCGGCATACGTATCACTGATGCACAAGTATGCTTTACAAACTGCATCACAAATAACAATAATGATGATGGTATCAGCATGTCAGGCAACAGTAATTACACACTCAAAGAGTGTAAAGCATTTGCAAATGGTCAACATGGCTTTCTATGCACGAACGTTCAAAACTCAGTATTTTCACAATGTGTTGCAAAAGAGAATGGAACAAACGGCATACATTTAGATAACTGTGAACGCATTGAACTTATTGAAAATATCAGTTCCCGAAATCGTAACAATGGATTGACCCTTACCGGTGGCACAAGACGCTGCTTGATAGAAGGTAATTACTTACTATTCAACGACAATATAAATATAGAAGAAATTGCAGGATCAGGCGGAAACTCAATGCTCAGTAATTTCACACTCAATACAACCGATGAAAAAAATCGCACTCTAGCAACAACAAGCGACAGTTCATTTTCAAGCGAAACACAAGGAGTTGCTTTTGCCGGAACCACGCCATCTCGATGGAATAATATTAGTATGACCTAA
- a CDS encoding right-handed parallel beta-helix repeat-containing protein → MKYTKISLMLSLVGLTMIATTPTSGERIWNILAQTEDIAITTDSKFDTITLDFTGVFTALQEIDNRVTQDVSKLDEISIATFDPFIFTTAMLSKLEITQSLIAPIESSIDSLDDCIGTAITQENVGTTGFSITTPGRYFLAENITFSPASDIPVIDIDADEVFFDLGGFTITQGNTQLGAIGIVVQSPHRNIVITNGTIRNMLGGGILTNSGDVSNLILRNLTILNAGIGPGASGNSADGIECLAGTNLIVDNIICDTCQDEGLDLTTRDNGIVMDSSFSNCRGTTGGGLQVDDGAQHILITDCIAIANKGSGFARSGPGNNPSNVYLNCQALTNDITGFDVSACPRAVILHSVANGNGDDGILSNSSDQVITKNLCIGNGRNGIRITGNNDNKFIFRNTLIENGADNIDETNAGADNSYLGNYAFSSTGANYTTAGGSVINSTAVTTSSAFSTQPAFWRNIDASP, encoded by the coding sequence ATGAAGTACACGAAAATAAGTTTAATGCTTAGTCTTGTTGGCTTAACCATGATTGCCACCACGCCGACATCCGGCGAACGCATTTGGAACATTCTTGCTCAAACTGAAGATATCGCCATCACAACAGATAGCAAATTTGATACCATTACATTAGATTTTACCGGCGTATTTACCGCCTTGCAAGAGATTGACAATCGAGTCACCCAAGATGTTTCTAAACTTGATGAAATTTCTATCGCGACATTCGATCCATTCATCTTTACAACAGCGATGTTATCAAAGTTGGAAATAACACAAAGCCTCATTGCCCCAATTGAAAGTTCAATTGATAGTTTAGATGATTGTATTGGAACCGCAATCACTCAAGAGAATGTTGGTACCACCGGTTTTTCAATCACAACACCCGGCAGATACTTTTTGGCGGAAAACATCACCTTTAGCCCCGCATCAGATATTCCCGTGATCGATATCGACGCAGATGAAGTGTTCTTTGATCTAGGTGGGTTCACCATCACGCAAGGCAATACGCAACTAGGCGCTATAGGGATTGTAGTACAGAGCCCGCATAGAAATATTGTTATCACAAATGGCACCATACGCAATATGCTTGGCGGCGGCATTCTCACGAATAGTGGTGATGTTTCAAACCTTATTCTACGTAATCTGACGATACTGAACGCCGGTATTGGCCCAGGAGCATCGGGTAATTCAGCCGATGGCATTGAGTGCCTAGCCGGCACTAATCTTATCGTTGACAATATTATTTGTGATACCTGCCAAGATGAAGGCTTGGATCTAACTACAAGGGATAATGGAATAGTTATGGATAGTAGTTTTAGCAACTGCCGAGGGACAACAGGAGGAGGCTTACAAGTTGATGACGGTGCTCAGCATATACTTATAACAGATTGCATAGCGATAGCCAACAAGGGGAGTGGCTTTGCCCGTAGTGGCCCCGGTAATAATCCGAGCAATGTATATTTAAACTGCCAAGCACTCACAAACGACATTACAGGTTTTGATGTTAGTGCCTGTCCCCGTGCAGTTATACTGCATTCAGTGGCGAATGGAAATGGAGATGATGGCATACTATCTAACAGCTCCGATCAAGTTATTACGAAAAACTTATGCATCGGCAATGGAAGAAATGGCATAAGAATCACAGGAAATAACGATAATAAATTCATTTTTCGCAATACATTGATTGAAAATGGTGCTGACAATATTGATGAAACTAATGCAGGTGCAGATAATAGTTACTTGGGCAACTATGCATTTAGTTCAACTGGCGCTAATTATACTACTGCGGGCGGCTCCGTCATAAATAGCACCGCAGTAACCACCTCTTCTGCATTTTCAACGCAACCGGCATTTTGGCGCAATATTGATGCATCGCCATAA
- a CDS encoding right-handed parallel beta-helix repeat-containing protein: MMKQTKLITGALCLLPIYISATSPQPGKRMWDIAAENEIIFNTIESKVCVLADTDLNTVFTVIEELNQKTSVNDSNVDTLDSLVDSINEVRTDFEQALSNVCLLESEIQSAADNVIDANDAIGQVITDADVGLTGTTIGLPGKYILCEEIDTSAAVAITIASDDVELNFNGFAIRNAAIAIGINSGFSNITVKNGFVVDTTGNSIDVDTASSVTFENIWIDNSSSNGFNIDTCSNVTIRSCLAARCITNQVNISSSDNILIQKCLFGDRAASGTAAGIACSSSSRITIQKCNMSNNLGRGIEFSNCDTFEIFNCMCSANSLEGIRLTTCSNGLLRENFCIDNDTQGIHLLTNGTQIKLIGNICSGSVSLSEGIRLNEVTNCYVFENIALGNSNTNINESAGGPNTFLSNWALGNSSSSNYISTTSTINRVTINQGISSSSQPTKWQNIDMRF; this comes from the coding sequence ATGATGAAACAAACTAAATTAATAACAGGTGCACTGTGCTTGTTACCTATCTATATATCTGCAACATCGCCCCAACCGGGCAAGCGCATGTGGGATATTGCAGCAGAAAATGAAATTATTTTCAACACTATCGAAAGTAAAGTATGTGTATTAGCCGATACAGATCTGAACACCGTTTTTACAGTAATTGAAGAACTTAATCAAAAAACAAGCGTTAATGATAGCAACGTTGATACGCTCGATTCATTAGTTGATAGTATAAATGAAGTACGTACCGACTTTGAACAGGCACTCTCTAACGTGTGTTTGCTTGAGTCTGAAATACAGTCGGCCGCTGATAATGTGATTGATGCCAACGATGCAATTGGCCAGGTTATCACCGATGCAGATGTCGGCCTGACCGGCACAACCATTGGATTACCAGGCAAATATATTTTATGCGAAGAGATTGATACCTCAGCAGCTGTTGCAATAACCATCGCATCAGATGATGTTGAACTTAATTTTAATGGCTTTGCCATCAGAAATGCGGCAATTGCAATAGGCATAAATTCTGGATTTTCTAATATAACCGTTAAAAATGGCTTTGTTGTTGATACCACCGGAAACAGCATTGATGTTGACACCGCATCATCTGTAACCTTTGAAAATATTTGGATAGATAACAGTTCATCAAATGGTTTTAATATTGACACCTGCTCAAATGTTACCATTAGAAGTTGTCTAGCAGCCAGGTGTATTACGAATCAAGTAAATATTTCCTCATCAGATAATATTCTCATCCAAAAATGTTTATTTGGTGATCGAGCAGCTTCTGGTACGGCAGCAGGTATTGCTTGCTCAAGCTCATCTCGTATTACCATACAAAAATGTAACATGAGCAATAATCTTGGCCGGGGAATAGAATTCAGCAACTGCGACACATTTGAAATATTCAATTGCATGTGCTCAGCTAACTCCCTCGAAGGTATAAGGCTAACTACTTGCAGCAATGGACTGCTTAGAGAAAACTTTTGCATTGACAATGATACTCAAGGCATTCATTTGCTCACAAATGGCACGCAAATAAAACTGATAGGCAACATTTGCAGTGGCAGCGTATCCTTATCAGAAGGAATTAGACTTAATGAGGTAACCAACTGTTATGTGTTTGAAAATATTGCGTTAGGCAACAGCAATACCAATATTAACGAGTCTGCTGGGGGCCCGAATACGTTTTTATCAAATTGGGCACTCGGCAACTCGTCTTCAAGCAATTATATTTCAACCACTTCAACTATAAATAGGGTTACTATAAATCAAGGCATTAGCTCTTCTTCGCAACCCACCAAGTGGCAAAATATCGATATGAGATTTTAG
- a CDS encoding right-handed parallel beta-helix repeat-containing protein, with protein MKQKHLLLSGTLFFYGLALAVSPASPGDRAWDIAANVEVLACTIESKVCALDFEDFSETFTIIDDIIKKECSMSSQIDVIQSELENFTFDFDGTYTAIEEVLLLACTISSELDASLSLIEVIQEAFGFPITNELVGTSGFTITEGGEYYLAEDIVFNPSSTDLAAITIDADNTFIDFKLKTLSTDGTSGTVGVELLGTHTNVQISNGVITNTDAQAILINELSADVVVDNMLINDVANESGIEVVSTGTDIFFTNVIVTNCNEHGILTNASSSMVLRNCVCSDNGNGIGNGMLFTDCSEITLHNCIASNNTDNGLEFSSSTTSENITLFECTTWDNDGYGILFSHISNSLISGVFSKGNTLDGIHLEDALRISITNNCCENNGRDNIRLATESTGTQNCYIGQNSLVLTSSVNLREESGSSQNGVFGNYALATSTDKNYVSIGGGSFFNQATVNQSGSFPATEPTFWNNINMIT; from the coding sequence ATGAAGCAAAAACATTTATTATTAAGTGGTACACTGTTTTTTTACGGATTAGCTTTAGCAGTTTCTCCCGCATCTCCAGGAGACCGTGCTTGGGATATTGCAGCAAATGTCGAAGTTTTAGCCTGCACTATTGAAAGTAAAGTATGCGCACTGGATTTTGAAGATTTTTCTGAAACTTTTACTATAATTGATGACATTATCAAAAAAGAATGTTCGATGTCATCACAAATTGATGTTATTCAAAGTGAACTTGAAAATTTTACCTTTGATTTTGATGGTACCTACACAGCAATTGAAGAAGTTCTTCTTCTTGCATGCACCATAAGTTCAGAGCTGGATGCATCACTCTCACTAATTGAGGTCATACAGGAAGCATTTGGTTTTCCTATTACCAATGAACTGGTGGGCACTTCAGGATTCACCATCACCGAAGGTGGGGAATACTACTTAGCTGAAGATATTGTATTTAATCCAAGTTCTACCGATCTGGCAGCAATAACCATTGATGCTGATAACACATTCATCGATTTTAAATTAAAAACACTCTCAACTGATGGCACAAGTGGCACTGTTGGAGTAGAACTGCTAGGTACACATACCAATGTTCAAATAAGCAATGGGGTAATCACAAATACTGATGCACAAGCAATTTTAATTAATGAACTTTCTGCCGACGTAGTAGTAGACAATATGCTTATCAACGATGTTGCAAATGAATCAGGTATTGAAGTAGTAAGCACAGGTACCGATATTTTCTTTACCAATGTTATCGTTACCAATTGTAATGAACACGGTATTTTAACAAATGCATCTTCAAGTATGGTGTTGCGAAATTGCGTGTGTAGTGATAATGGTAACGGCATTGGAAATGGTATGTTATTCACCGACTGCTCGGAGATTACCTTGCATAACTGTATCGCAAGTAATAATACTGATAATGGCTTAGAATTTTCAAGCAGTACAACATCGGAAAATATTACGCTTTTTGAATGCACCACTTGGGATAATGATGGGTATGGCATTTTATTTTCCCATATTTCCAATTCACTTATCAGTGGTGTATTTAGCAAAGGCAACACGCTGGATGGTATACACCTTGAAGATGCACTGCGTATCTCTATCACCAACAACTGTTGCGAAAACAATGGACGTGATAATATTCGTTTGGCAACAGAATCAACCGGTACACAAAATTGTTATATCGGCCAAAATTCGTTGGTGCTCACTTCAAGTGTTAACCTGCGCGAAGAATCTGGTAGTTCTCAAAATGGTGTTTTTGGTAACTATGCATTAGCAACTTCTACTGATAAAAATTATGTTTCCATCGGTGGAGGCAGTTTTTTTAATCAAGCCACCGTTAATCAAAGCGGATCATTTCCAGCAACCGAACCAACTTTTTGGAACAATATTAACATGATAACTTAG
- a CDS encoding right-handed parallel beta-helix repeat-containing protein: protein MKQKAYFLTLFFITYSITMLASPAGTRLWDITASIGPQFVTIESKLETISVNEVDFSGVFTALDALQKEVCTVDSLVDVFDTLVIDAGATTGAIDKKLDDLAQDFDETWTILAALNLKAKQICTSLENAESNIDNADITVALDFSGIFTAIEASQQKACTINSKVETINNQLENIDIDISGDLSGTFTLIDAIEEKVQSINDSLSVIDAAANIIGIPISDADLPLSISSSGFYYATEDLSGNIEFDTSGVRNVVLDLNGFTLTGRIFSSSSGGVEGLIIQNGRIKYSEDDIIIDFFNPSAFANVIIRDLHIINTGGVDTIRLGSLSNAFLFENVIIKANFSGINTNNDTVGQEMIARNCFITATIGTAFATALRLENCIAKNSGRGFFFRNVNASSAQNCKATNCSSSDGFSIRQSSNIVNCISKLNSPNGFNLSRAAAGITKTLQNNISSANSSAGINLTSSANSPSSELVKDNICLFNSTNINQTGTGNVSLLGNFTLNTTTAGNRTLNNTSTTTFSNQVQGVDFTTTSTILPTRWNNISMTI from the coding sequence ATGAAACAAAAAGCCTATTTTCTTACACTATTTTTTATAACTTATTCAATCACCATGCTTGCATCTCCTGCCGGGACTCGACTATGGGATATCACAGCAAGCATAGGTCCACAGTTTGTGACTATTGAAAGTAAACTTGAAACAATTTCTGTCAATGAAGTTGATTTTTCAGGTGTATTTACCGCATTAGATGCATTACAAAAAGAAGTGTGCACCGTAGATAGCTTAGTTGATGTTTTCGACACATTAGTCATTGATGCCGGAGCAACTACCGGGGCAATTGACAAAAAACTTGATGATTTAGCTCAAGATTTTGATGAAACATGGACCATTTTAGCAGCTTTAAACCTAAAAGCAAAACAGATCTGTACCTCACTGGAAAATGCTGAATCAAACATTGATAATGCAGACATTACCGTTGCATTAGATTTTTCCGGCATATTTACTGCAATAGAAGCATCACAACAAAAAGCATGCACGATTAACAGCAAAGTTGAAACAATTAATAATCAGCTTGAAAACATTGATATCGATATCAGTGGAGACTTAAGCGGAACCTTTACTCTTATCGATGCCATTGAAGAAAAAGTACAAAGTATCAATGATAGCTTAAGTGTAATTGATGCAGCAGCTAATATCATAGGAATTCCAATATCAGATGCTGACTTACCCCTTAGTATTTCCTCATCCGGATTTTATTATGCAACAGAAGATCTTTCGGGCAATATAGAATTTGATACTTCCGGTGTACGTAATGTTGTTTTAGACCTAAATGGTTTCACTTTAACCGGCAGAATTTTTTCTTCCAGCTCAGGAGGTGTAGAGGGCCTCATAATTCAAAATGGACGTATAAAATACAGTGAGGATGACATCATAATCGACTTCTTTAACCCTTCAGCATTTGCTAATGTCATTATTAGAGACCTACACATAATCAATACCGGAGGCGTTGATACAATCCGTTTAGGAAGTCTCTCCAACGCATTTTTATTTGAAAATGTTATTATTAAAGCAAACTTTAGCGGTATCAACACAAACAATGACACCGTGGGCCAAGAAATGATTGCTCGCAACTGTTTTATAACAGCTACTATTGGGACAGCTTTTGCAACCGCATTACGGCTTGAAAACTGTATAGCAAAAAACAGTGGTCGAGGATTCTTTTTCAGGAACGTCAACGCCTCCAGTGCACAAAACTGTAAAGCAACCAATTGCTCTTCTAGCGATGGCTTTTCTATCAGACAAAGCTCCAATATTGTAAATTGCATTTCAAAACTAAACAGTCCTAACGGATTTAATCTGTCGCGAGCTGCTGCCGGCATAACAAAAACCCTACAAAACAATATCAGTTCGGCAAACAGTTCAGCAGGAATTAATCTCACCTCAAGTGCAAATAGCCCATCAAGCGAACTCGTTAAAGATAATATATGCCTTTTTAATAGCACAAATATTAATCAAACCGGTACGGGAAATGTTTCATTACTTGGTAACTTCACGCTCAATACCACAACAGCCGGCAATCGAACACTCAACAACACAAGCACGACCACCTTTTCAAATCAAGTACAGGGAGTTGATTTTACAACAACGAGCACAATATTGCCAACACGATGGAATAATATCAGTATGACCATTTAA
- the alaS gene encoding alanine--tRNA ligase — MKTKELRHKFFDFFKKHGHEQVSSSSLIPAQDPTLLFANAGMNQFKDLFLGKEKRSYNKAVTIQKCVRAGGKHNDLDNVGFTKRHLTFFEMMGNFSFGDYFKKDAIRYAWEFLTKELDLPIEKLHVSVFETDDDAYNIWKDEMGVDPKHIHRLGAADNFWQMGDTGPCGPCTEIYIDRGPENGCGNADCAPGCDCDRFLELWNLVFMQYDRQPNGTDKNLTQTGVDTGMGLERVAAVLQGKDSVYETDIFMPIINHISKVTGIDYTKQTGELKAAFQVLADHIRSSSLLIADGCAPSNDGRGYVLRKIIRRAALFAQKLSDDQQLFPNLSTIVIQELGEVYPTLKTKQKLIKEVLKSEIDKFATNLVRGKQILQKYMDEHQDSKLISGEQAFKMYDTYGFPTELTELIANEHDFTVDMEEFATHMAQQKAQSGKKTTDPFAHIKNLDEHISSEFTGYNELETTSNIIALVHDFESVEHVAAGNTAFVIAKKSPFFIVGGGQVPDNGWLTIGDKKIPIKSVRYIKKGIAAEIETPVDIKVGDAVISTVHEKKRIDAMKNHTATHLLQAALMQLFGNQIKQSGSLVHPDYLRFDFTYHTTLTEAQIKKVEDIVNEKIRANIPVDITQMTYRDAIKMGALAFFGDKYNPENVRVVNVPDFSVELCGGTHVPRTGDIGTFKITQEIALAAGHRRIFAITGPKAINLYQETFNTVKNLSQLFKVKHEQVLQTVEKLNTQHKELQKELKKTQQQLLQTQMSSLIDQIEMINNVPFLFTIFKDMPIDTLKESMLQLANKKSGFYFFGSEGTDRVTFVATMSDELADHLDIKKFSTWLKKNANLRGGGSKNILQGGGATFDANLKKNIIQWIIDNN; from the coding sequence ATGAAAACGAAAGAACTCCGCCACAAATTTTTCGATTTTTTTAAAAAACATGGTCATGAACAGGTTTCAAGTTCATCTTTAATTCCCGCGCAAGATCCAACACTCCTTTTTGCCAATGCAGGAATGAATCAGTTTAAAGACCTCTTTTTGGGCAAAGAAAAACGGAGTTACAATAAAGCAGTTACTATTCAAAAGTGTGTACGAGCAGGTGGCAAGCACAATGATCTTGATAATGTTGGATTCACTAAACGGCATTTAACCTTCTTTGAAATGATGGGGAATTTTTCATTTGGTGATTACTTCAAAAAAGATGCGATCAGATACGCCTGGGAATTTTTAACCAAAGAATTAGATCTACCTATTGAAAAACTTCATGTTTCAGTGTTTGAGACTGATGATGATGCTTATAATATCTGGAAAGATGAAATGGGTGTCGATCCAAAGCATATTCATCGCCTTGGTGCTGCAGATAATTTTTGGCAAATGGGCGATACCGGTCCATGTGGCCCTTGTACTGAAATTTATATTGATCGTGGTCCTGAAAATGGCTGCGGCAATGCTGATTGTGCCCCTGGATGTGATTGCGATAGATTTCTAGAACTTTGGAATTTGGTCTTTATGCAATATGATCGCCAACCAAATGGCACTGATAAAAACTTAACGCAAACCGGCGTTGATACCGGTATGGGATTAGAGCGAGTCGCCGCAGTCCTGCAAGGCAAAGATTCAGTCTATGAAACCGATATTTTCATGCCAATTATCAATCACATATCTAAAGTTACCGGCATTGATTACACCAAACAAACGGGTGAGCTAAAAGCAGCATTTCAAGTTTTAGCAGATCACATTAGAAGTTCATCGTTATTGATTGCCGATGGCTGTGCACCATCCAATGATGGTCGCGGTTATGTGTTACGTAAAATTATTCGCCGTGCAGCATTATTTGCACAAAAATTATCTGATGATCAACAACTATTTCCAAACTTAAGCACAATTGTGATTCAAGAACTTGGTGAGGTATATCCCACATTAAAAACCAAACAAAAACTGATCAAAGAAGTTTTGAAAAGCGAAATAGATAAATTTGCAACAAACTTGGTACGCGGCAAACAAATCTTGCAAAAGTATATGGATGAACATCAAGACAGCAAACTGATTTCAGGCGAGCAAGCATTCAAAATGTATGACACCTATGGGTTTCCTACCGAGCTAACCGAACTGATTGCAAACGAGCATGATTTTACGGTCGACATGGAAGAATTTGCAACTCACATGGCACAACAAAAAGCACAATCAGGCAAAAAAACAACTGATCCTTTTGCGCATATTAAAAATTTAGATGAACATATTTCATCTGAATTTACCGGTTATAATGAACTTGAAACAACATCCAACATAATTGCTCTTGTCCATGATTTTGAATCGGTTGAACATGTTGCTGCAGGAAACACGGCGTTTGTTATTGCCAAAAAATCCCCCTTCTTTATTGTCGGTGGAGGCCAAGTTCCTGACAATGGCTGGCTCACTATTGGTGATAAAAAAATACCTATTAAATCAGTGCGGTATATCAAAAAAGGTATTGCAGCTGAAATTGAAACGCCAGTTGATATCAAAGTTGGTGATGCAGTTATTTCAACCGTGCATGAAAAAAAACGCATCGATGCAATGAAAAACCATACTGCAACGCACTTATTGCAAGCAGCGCTTATGCAACTTTTTGGCAATCAAATTAAACAATCCGGTTCATTGGTTCATCCTGACTATTTACGATTTGATTTTACCTACCATACCACATTAACTGAAGCTCAAATTAAAAAAGTTGAAGATATAGTCAATGAAAAAATTAGAGCAAATATTCCTGTTGATATTACACAAATGACCTATCGTGATGCAATTAAAATGGGCGCATTAGCATTCTTTGGTGATAAATATAATCCTGAAAATGTACGTGTCGTTAATGTTCCTGATTTTTCAGTTGAACTGTGCGGCGGAACCCATGTGCCTCGCACCGGTGACATTGGCACCTTTAAGATTACCCAAGAGATAGCACTTGCAGCCGGCCATAGACGCATTTTTGCAATAACCGGACCGAAAGCAATAAATTTATATCAAGAAACATTCAATACGGTCAAAAACTTAAGCCAACTGTTTAAAGTTAAACATGAACAAGTATTGCAAACCGTTGAAAAACTGAATACACAACACAAAGAGTTGCAAAAAGAGCTGAAAAAAACACAACAACAATTATTGCAAACACAAATGTCATCGCTCATTGATCAAATAGAAATGATCAATAATGTACCATTCTTATTTACTATCTTCAAAGATATGCCAATAGATACACTCAAAGAAAGCATGCTGCAATTGGCAAACAAAAAATCCGGATTTTATTTTTTTGGCAGTGAAGGCACTGATCGAGTAACTTTTGTTGCAACGATGAGCGATGAACTTGCTGATCACCTTGATATTAAGAAATTCAGTACATGGCTCAAAAAAAATGCCAACTTGCGTGGTGGCGGAAGCAAGAATATCTTGCAAGGTGGAGGCGCCACATTTGATGCAAACTTAAAGAAAAATATCATACAATGGATTATAGATAATAATTAA